The genomic interval GGGGCCATGACCATGCTCAGGAAGGCCCCGCGGCTCGGATAGCGTACGATCAGCACCTCATCCCACGACTCACCGGGCGGAGCGATGGGACACGAGAGCGCCGGCCCATGGAAGATCACGTCCCCACCGGCCGCGCGGACAGCGGGCAGCGCGTGCACGGCGTAGCGCGCGTAGGCGTCCCGGCCGGCGCACGGCGCGTGGCCGCTGCCCTCGGGATACTGGGCGTCTTCCCTGAAGCGCAGCAGGTTCAGCAT from Sandaracinaceae bacterium carries:
- a CDS encoding DUF1330 domain-containing protein; this translates as MRTSVDPTPESFRALARDVPDGEPLVMLNLLRFREDAQYPEGSGHAPCAGRDAYARYAVHALPAVRAAGGDVIFHGPALSCPIAPPGESWDEVLIVRYPSRGAFLSMVMAPSYQRETVHRTAGLLDARLICAREG